From a region of the Mytilus galloprovincialis chromosome 3, xbMytGall1.hap1.1, whole genome shotgun sequence genome:
- the LOC143066381 gene encoding thialysine N-epsilon-acetyltransferase-like: MYSSWVGKKAFMEDLYVKPKHQRHGVGTRLWRTAVKEALKDGCNQMEWGACSWNTSAIEFYKRKGAINITEIEQFHTYRLSYESMHKFVNSGEKMGEADGER, encoded by the exons ATGTATTCATCGTGGGTAGGAAAAAAGGCATTTATGGAAGACTTATATGTGAAACCTAAACACCAGCGACATGGGGTTGGTACCAGACTGTGGAGAACAGCAGTGAAG GAAGCCCTCAAAGACGGTTGTAATCAAATGGAATGGGGAGCGTGTAGCTGGAATACATCTGCAATTGAGTTTTATAAACGAAAAGGTGCTATAAATATTACTGAAATTGAACAGTTTCATACCTACAGACTATCATATGAAAGTATGCATAAGTTTGTCAATTCTGGAGAAAAAATGGGAGAGGCAGATGGTGAAAGATGA